The following is a genomic window from Panulirus ornatus isolate Po-2019 chromosome 16, ASM3632096v1, whole genome shotgun sequence.
GCTGGATGTAAACGTTGTCACATTCTGCAATTTGGCTTCATTATCTGTCATTTTTgctgcagcccccccccccccctctctctctctctctctctctctctctctctctctctctctctctctctctctctctctgaaaacatTAGGGTTGAGATGATTTTTATTTCGTGTTTGAACTTCTGttagtctatctgtctgtgtctctgtatccTAAACTTGAAGAACATTGAATCAGAAAGACATAGCGAAAAGAAGCTGATCACAGGCAAATCTTCAGCCCTGCCCTCCACCCTCATGGATACAGCCAATGCCTGCGTTGCTTACTTAATCAAAAGACAAGGACCacgtagcgagagagagagagagagagagacagacagacagacagacagacagatagagacggGACAGAGAGGAATGCGATCAGAATCACACTAAAAGCTACAAGTGTAGTTCGCATGTTTTCCTTGGTTTAAGTAtcctgtggtggtgcagtggttcCTTCCACTCGTACTTTTATGACTGCAGTCAGGGAAGCTACCGCTGCCGGGGGTGACGAAACCCTGGCTGGGCAGAGTTCGGTGACGCCTTAGTCCAAGACTATACCTGGATGTACGTGCCGTGCGGCaggtggctgctgtgttgggAGGGTTTGCCCCTGATACACCAGCTGCTCTGTTTGTAGGTAGACAGTTTGGTTCCCACCTGATCCTACACCTTCCTTCTGCTGTGCAGTCACACCTCGTGAACAGCGCTGGCGATCGGGAAACACAGTCATCATTTTAGTTTACACACGATTGAATTACGTCAAACTGATCAGTTTTCcccatccttctcttccttctatcgtccatccctcttccttcaacctttctacctttaagagtcaggtctgcacacacctgcggagccctgattgagttcttccttctttttctttctgctcATATCACCAGAGATGGCCTTAGACCTGAGCAGGTTTGACCTGTGCCATATATGTCACGATGAAAAGCAAAAGTTCCTCCTTTACAGCATGGGTGATTTACCACACTGTACTTTGAGTGATAGTCTTAACTCGGCCATATGAGGCGACTGAGACTTAGGTTGGCTTGAATGCGTTGGCCTTGAAGACATCATTGTAGTCCATGGAACATTACATAGGTGTCTTCAAGATTCGTCGGGAAAATAGGAAGGTCTTTACGTGGTAAGACGATACATCTTGTCTGAGGGAGAATTTTGTCCTTTGTTCTCTACTTTATCTGTATTACTAGTGGTCTCACCCTGCCACCCGCTGCCTTGTACACTTCTCTTCACAGGCGTCCATAGAAGGGTAAAGAAAATAGTTAGATGTCCTATTAGCATATGACGAGGTAATCTGGCAACTTATGCTCATATATAAACTACACTTTTACTGTAAATAAGTGACCTTAGGATCAGACATGAAGACTGTCCCTCCTCCATACCATCCAGCAGAATTAGTGTATGGGATTAAGGATGGAAGAAATACCATATAGCGTTAATGTTAACCAACATTACGACTTAACGGGAAGGGATAAGAGCAAATACTTCTGAATGTTTTAATCTATTCTCTGCTGATGAGTCTATGAGGATGGGCAGTCTTcctagtgttcctgaccgtgacgcacatAGGTTCgggtcttggttgaggtggtaggtccacagtcaacccaactgttcgtcCAGCCGTAGAAGCTGGTTGATGATATGGATACCCggtgacagcgaggtagcgccaggaaagagacgaagaatggtccatccactcgtatacacacacacacacacacacacacaaatatatatatatatatatatatatatatatatatatatatatatatatatatatatatatatatatatatatatatatatattcctatgagtccacggggaaaatgaaacacgaaaagttcccaagtgcacttacgtgtaataatcacatcatcaggggagacacaagagaggaatataacagtcagttgatatacatcgaagagacgaagccaggacgccatttggtaaacatgtttggtaaacatatatatatatatatatatatatatatatatatatatatatatatatatatatatatatatatatatgtatgtatatttatttttattttactttgtcgctctctcccgcgttagcgaggtagcgcaaggaaacagacgaaagaatggtctaacccacccacatacacatgtatatacatacgcgtccacacacgcaaatatacatacctatacatctcagcgtatacatatatatacacacacagacatatacatatatacacatgtacataatccatactgtctgcctctattcattcccttcgccaccccgccacacattagataacagccccctcaccccctcatgtgcgcgaggtagcgctaggaaaagacaacaagggccacattcgttcacactcagtttctagctgtcatgtaataatgcaccgaaatgacagctccctttccacatccaggccccacagaactttccatggtttaccccagacacttcacatgccctggttcaatccattgacaacacgtcgaccccggtataccacatcgttccaattcactctattccttgcacgcctttcaccctcctgcatgttcaggcctcgatcactcaaaatctttttcactccatctttccacctccatacacgcacattacatacatatacatatcaacatatacatacgtatatatacacatacacagacatatgcatatattcgcatgtacatattcatacttgcttgccttcatacattctcgtcgctaccctgccatacaggaaacagcatcgttaccccctgctacagcgaggtagcgccaggaaaacagacaaaaaaaggccatattcattcacactcagtctccagctgtcatgtgtaatgcaccgaaaccatagcttcctctccacatccaggccccacagacctttccatggctcaccccagacgcttcacatgccctagttcagtccattgacagcacgtcgaccccgttacaccacatcgttccaattcactctattccttgcacgcctttcaccttcctgtatgttcaggccccgatcactcaaaatctttttcacttccacctccaatttggttgatGAGATGGCCTTTCTTAGGGCTTCAGCTGTTCGTGACGTCTCGGCTAACTTTAGAAAAATAAAGTTTCTAATGGATTCGCATTGACGATGAATTGTTACAATGTTTAAAAAGAATGGAAATAAACTTTGTCTTGTATTGGTTTTGTGTTCGACTCGTTTGTTTAAATTCTCAGGTTCTTTCAGAGGTTTGAAACTTTGTATCACGTCCGCATGCGATCCCTGCTTCTCGAAAAGAAGTGGCCCAagattggcctctctctctctctctctctctctctctctctctctctctctctctctctctctctctcctcagagttGGAATCAATTTCATGACCTATCCTTGTACTTTTTAAAGTCTTTCGTTTGTTTTTTTAAGTCTTATATGAAATTTAAGGACCATCATTTGAGGAGTATATTCAACATGTGATCTTGTTAACGCATGGGAGCTCGACTCGATTGTTTGTGGTGATCTGTGGTCAAAGACTCCCTAACCACAGATCCTTATTATCCACACTGTTCTATTGCGTATCGTTAAGCAGCGTTTAACGTACTACACAATGTTATTGATGACGTTAAACGTTCTTTTCTTCATGCACCGTAGACGATGGATATCTGAGTACTCTGTTATCAgtgcttgatatttttttttttttttgcctcccttGTGCAGGaatttgtattcatttattatgACTTTTACATATTCTATGTTGTTATCTATATGGTAAGATAGTAAATTATCGCTACCAACAGTTTCAAGGTACACACGCGAGAGAAGAAAATATCTTGAAACTGTAAATGTTTCAGTGTAAGATCAAATGAGATCAAGAATGGGTCAATATGAGAAAACCAACCGTTGTCTCCATCATAAGGTACGAGAACTGGGAGAGGTAGTGTAGTAGGGATCAGGGAAGGTATGAGGATTGTGAGAGTAGGGAAAGGTAGTGTAGTAGGGATCAGGAAAGGTATGAGGATTGTAAAAGTAAGGAAAGGTAGTGTAGTAGGGATCAGGGAAGGTATGAGGATTGTGAGAGTAGGGAGAGGTAGTGAAGTAGGTATCAGGGAAGGTATGAGGATTGTAGGAGTAAGGAGAGGTAGTGTAGTAGGGATCAGGGAAGGTATGAGGATTGTAAAAGTAAGGAAAGGTAGTGAAGTAGGGATCAGGGAAGGTATGAGGATTGTGACAGTAAGGAAAGGTAGTGTAGTAGGGATCAGGGAAGGTATGAGGATTGTGAGAGTAAGGAGAGGTAGTGAAGTAGGGATCAGGGAAGGTATAAGGACTGGAAGAATAGGGAAAGGTAGTGATGCAAGGATCAGGAAATGGAAGATGGAAGCTGTACGTGGACCCATGGGTAGGGACGTTTGGGGCCCGTGGTTGGAGATATAGATGGGCCCAtggtggaggatgtaggtgggcccatggtggaggttgtaggtgggcccgtggtggaggatgtaggtgggcccgtggtggaggatgtaggtgggcccatggtggaggttgtaggtgggcccatggtggaggatgtaggtgggcccatggtggaggatgtaggtgggtccatggtggaggttgtaggtgggcccatggtggaggatgtaggtgggcccatggtggaggatgtaggtggACCCATGGTGGAGGTTGTAGGTGGGCCCACggtggaggatgtaggtgggCCCATGGTGGAGGATGTAGATGGGCCCATGGTGGAGGTTGTAGGTGGGcccgtggtagaggatgtaggtGGGCCCATGGTGGAGGTTGTAGGTGGACCTGTAGTGGAGGATGTAGGTGGGCCCGTGGTGGAGGATATAGGTGGGCCCGTAGTGGAGAATGTAGGTGGGCCTAtggtggaagatgtaggtggGCCCGCGGTGAAGGATGTGGGTGGGCCCGTGGTGGAAAATGTAGGTGGGCCTGTAGTGGAGGATGTAGGTGGGCCCAtggtggaggatgtaggtggacccgtggtggaggatgtaggtgggcctgtagtggaggatgtaggtgggcccgtggtggaggatgtaggtgggCCCGTGGTGAAGGATGTAGATGGGCCCAtggtggaagatgtaggtgggcccgtggtggaggatgtaggtgggcccgtggtggaagatgtaggtgggcccatggtggaagatgtaggtggGCCCGTGGTGAAAGATGTAGGTGGGCCCGTGGTGAAAGATGTAGGTGGGCCCGtggtggaggatgtaggtgggCCTGTAGCGGAGGATGTAGGTGGGCCCAtggtggaagatgtaggtggACCCGTGGTGGAGGATGCAGGTGGGCCCGTGGTGAAAGATGTAGGTGGGCCTGTAGTGGAGGATGTAGGTGGGCCGGTAGTGGAGGATGTAGGTGGGCCCAtggtggaggatgtaggtgggcccgtggtggaagatgtaggtgggcccgtggtggaggatgtaggtggacccgtggtggaggatgtaggtgggCCCGTGGTGAAAGATGTAGGTGGGCCTGTAGTGGAGGAGGTAGGTGGGCCGGTAGTGGAGGATTTAGGTGGGCCCAtggtggaggatgtaggtgggcccgtggtggaagatgtaggtgggcccgtggtggaggatgtaggtgggcccgtggtggaggatgtaggtgggcccgtggtggaagatgtaggtggGCCCGTGATGGAAGATGTAGGTGGGCCCGtggtggaagatgtaggtggtcccgtggtggaagatgtaggtgggcccgtggtggaagatgtaggtggGCCCGTGATGGAAGATGTAGGTGGGCCCGCGGTGAAGGATGTGCGTGGGCCCGTGGTGGTAGATGTAGGTGGGCCCGTGGTGGAGGATGTAAATGTGCCTGTAGTGGAGGATGTAGGTGGGCCTGtggtggaagatgtaggtgggcctgtggtggaagatgtaggtgggcctgtggtggaagatgtaggtgggcccgtggtggaagatgtaggtgggcccgtggtggaagatgtaggtggGCCCGTGGTGAAGGATGTAGGTGGGCCCGTGGTGAAGGATGTAGGTGGGCCCGtggtggaagatgtaggtgggcctgtggtggaagatgtaggtgggcctgtggtggaagatgtaggtggGCCTGTGATGGAAGATGTAGGTGGGCCCGTGGtggtggaagatgtaggtggGCCTGTGGTGGAAGATATAGTGGAAAATGGTGGGATTTACCTGAGGCTGCTGCAGATGTGATCCAGGAGAGACATAATAACCACACATAAGAGTGGCCCAACCATGGCGGGCCACCTGAGCTGGCTGCTGGTGTCCACCCGACTCTCCGCTAGACAGCGTATACCCAGCTGTCCGTAGCTGGTGCTCATCTAACTGTCCACAGATGGTATTCACTCGCTTGTGCACAGATGGTGTCCAGTTTCACTCCCCGTTGCTCGTGTGCATCTGTTCATCCGCAACTGCCTGCTTGAAAAGATTGTCCACATTCGGTTTTTCACCCAACTACTGCCCGGATTAAGTCTTCAGCTGCTGTCCAACCGACCATCCGCAGAGGTCTTTCCGTTCATTTCCCGCATCTGTTGTCCGGCGTATAATTTCCGTCAATGTTGCTCACTCGAATGATTTTAGTCCGTATCTCAACTGATGTCCGGTTAACTGTTGGCCGATAGTTTGCAACAAACTGTTCGGGAATGATGTGATTGTGAGCGTCTGCAGTTGGTGTCAACCCGACCCACTGCCCTGGTAACTAAGGGGCTTAGCGGAGATGGCTCCCGGCGTCTCATCTGCCGTTGGTCATCCCGGGTGGGTTTCAGGCGAGTCGAGCGGGCGTTGGAGGGAACAGCAGCGGCAGGAAGGGTGACAGGGAGCGACCACCATCTGTCGAAGCTGGTGAGGCACTGTACTGCCGATACCAGAGCCCCGCTCCACCTCTGCGTCTACAGCCCGGCTCCTCTGACTCGTCAATACATCACACGGGTCGTCTACACTGGACATCAGTCACACGCACGTAGCCAGAGGCAGTTAGTCTAAATAATCGAGGGCATATTGATGAGGATGTGACCTAGCCAAATGCAGGACGACTTGTTATTGACAGGCTGTACTTTCACAGGCTACGTGTTTTTGATCAGTGCCTTGAGTCTCAGAGGGTCTAATTAGTATCTTACTTGACCTCAAGACGTATAATGAGGTGAGACTGTATAAAAGTAGCAACTGACATGTTTCTGTGTTGTGAGGCCAGTATGACTTAGGCTGCAACCACCATACTGTTGAAAGAGGACTCACAGTCCTCCAACATCTTCCTTGAAGGTTGCCTAAATGGCCACCTCCAGGAGACAGAAAGTAGCCATAGAGATCACTTCTAGGAGACAGAAGGGCGCCTCAAAGGTCACCTGTGGGAGAGATAAGGCATGTCCACCTGCAGAGCACGGTGTGAAGAACCTctcagagggtgtgttgatatgcaATAAGTAAAGCGAATtattaaaaaatgaatgtcagGTGGCGTAGTTCCGTCTACCTCCAGTATTtacgtgacaaaaaaaaaaagaattcttcacTTAACTCATAACTTATGTTCAAACTTAATGAGTGTCGTCCTTCATCGTATATAAGTGTGGTTCATCCTCGTTTAAAAGTGTAGTACCATCGCTGTATATGAGTGCGCTCCAACGCCTTATATGAGTGCGGTCCACTATTGTATATTATGTGGT
Proteins encoded in this region:
- the LOC139754003 gene encoding uncharacterized protein, which codes for TSSITGPPTSSTTGPPTSSTTGPPTSSTTGPPTSSITGPPTSSTTGPPTSSTTGPPTSSTTGPPTSSTTGPPTSSTMGPPKSSTTGPPTSSTTGPPTSFTTGPPTSSTTGPPTSSTTGPPPTLTILIPSLIPTTLPLPGRAEDLPVISFFSLCLSDSMFFKFRIQRHRQID